Part of the Bdellovibrio bacteriovorus genome, CTGGGTGGCTATTTTTGCGATCAATAACGAAAGTCCTACGCAGCTGAGAGCCAAGGATCCGATCGCACAGATGGCAAGGATCGTGATCGCCCGCACGCGCAAAACCACTTGTTGAGTAATGGCCTGGCTGGGGCCACCGAAAAAACTTTTAGCGTTTCCTAAGAAAAATGAAAGCAATGGAATGAGAAACTTCATTAGTCTTCCCCTTTGTAAATGAGGCGCGCGATTAAAAATCCTAAGCCCGCGGCGGCACCTACGGCGATCCATGGATTTTCTTTTACGAAAATGGTGGCGTCGTTTTTAAATTCTAAAGCTTGTTCTTTATGTACGTCAGAAATTTTTTCCGTCAGGGGACGGGTGTAATTTTTCAATTCTTCCTGCAGAAGTTTTTTGATTTCGGCGACCAGCTGATCTCTATCCATGAAGAAGCCCCTTGATGTTTTTTCAAAGGGCTTATCGGTTTAAACTGTTTGAAAGTGAAGCGTTTCTATTCGATGGTCCAGAGCTAAAATTTCTGTGCCGTGACGGCTTCAATAAAGGCTTTCCCCAAGGCCGTCTTACGAAAGTTAGGACGATAGACCAAGCTGAGGGTGTCTTTAAATGGAAGCACCTCGGGATGAGCTTCCTCGATCGAGACTCCGGATTGACGGGCCACGCGTTCAGGGAGGATGGCATGCCCCATCCCTGAATCTAAAAGGCTTGCGACCACTTCTAAGTTTGCGGAACGAATTTGCCGGGAGTAATGAAGGCCCTTCTTTTTTAAACGCTCCATTAAGGTTTGAGTTTGAAAAAGATTTTCATCGACGATCAAGATGTCATGGTTTTTTGAGCCCTTCTTTTTCCAGACGCGCACTTCATCTTGCAAAAGGTCTTTAATGATAAGGTCGGCGTGGGGTTCGGGGTTGATGACTAAACCTACATCGCAACGATGCTCTAGAACCATGTTTAAGATGTTTCGTGAAAGATCATGAATCAGATTGACGCGAAAATCAGGGTGCTTTTTCATCAGGCCGGGCAAAAAGGCGGGCAGCGTGTAGCGAGCAACAGAAGCATGAACTCCTAATTGCACTAGCCCCTTCACCTCGTTTTCTGCCGAAAGGGAAGACTTTTTTAGTTCTTCCCAGGTTTGCAGTAAGTTTTCGGCATAGCGAAGGGTGTCCATCCCGGCCGGGGTTAAAACCACACCTTTTTTAGAGCGCTCAAAAAGGAAAACCCCGAGTTCGTCCTCAAGCTTTTTTATCGTAACCGTGAGGGTGGGTTGACTGACATGCAGTTCCTGAGC contains:
- a CDS encoding LysR family transcriptional regulator, whose product is MDIQSLKYFKAVAQIGNMSRAAQELHVSQPTLTVTIKKLEDELGVFLFERSKKGVVLTPAGMDTLRYAENLLQTWEELKKSSLSAENEVKGLVQLGVHASVARYTLPAFLPGLMKKHPDFRVNLIHDLSRNILNMVLEHRCDVGLVINPEPHADLIIKDLLQDEVRVWKKKGSKNHDILIVDENLFQTQTLMERLKKKGLHYSRQIRSANLEVVASLLDSGMGHAILPERVARQSGVSIEEAHPEVLPFKDTLSLVYRPNFRKTALGKAFIEAVTAQKF
- a CDS encoding glycine zipper domain-containing protein is translated as MDRDQLVAEIKKLLQEELKNYTRPLTEKISDVHKEQALEFKNDATIFVKENPWIAVGAAAGLGFLIARLIYKGED